DNA sequence from the Ktedonobacteraceae bacterium genome:
TGGGGCGTTTTCATCGAGGCCGTTATTAGCTTCCTGATCCTGGCATTTGTTATCTATTTCTTCATCGTCCTGCCGGTTAATGCCATGGTAGCCCGCTACAAGCCAAAGGAAAATGAGGTTGCCCCAAACACAAAGGATTGCCCGTACTGCTACAGCAGCGTCAACGTTATGGCGACCCGCTGCGCCTATTGTACGTCGCCCCTGCCACCACCTCAAGCGCCTCAACCACCCCAACCACCCCAGCAGCCGCAGCCTGCGCCAATGCCACAGCGAGGTTAGAGTAGACAGCATAATGCATTGAAAATCAGGAACCTGAATGGGTGATACGCTTGCATGAGCAAGTGTGTTAAGGTATAGTGTGAGGTGGAAAATTCTTTTCCGCTTACAAGCCAGGCAACGAGCAGAAGAACGTGGAGTCCACACCTTGCGGCATACTACGTTTTGATCGAGTAAACT
Encoded proteins:
- the mscL gene encoding large conductance mechanosensitive channel protein MscL, with protein sequence MAFFNNPSVLRAEQGTKKTLSGFRAFILRGNVVDLAVGIMIGAAFTGVVNALVTDIITPVIPAGTTSLGAFQTPVPYTHKPIMWGVFIEAVISFLILAFVIYFFIVLPVNAMVARYKPKENEVAPNTKDCPYCYSSVNVMATRCAYCTSPLPPPQAPQPPQPPQQPQPAPMPQRG